One part of the Ignavibacteria bacterium genome encodes these proteins:
- a CDS encoding APC family permease codes for MTTVLYIIINILLVAGFVKLMTKKDYLSYLFNGRWFLTWIAVGIITLMDELTSIYYAPFEAYRFIGLKAIVYIALTSILIRFLSTRMVEIAEILEVNNIKGGGVYSFSYLVLGPSFSFIAISSIIVDYVLTATISTVSAVENGTSFLAMGPEIRFILKFGVIWAITGLNIVGIKENAKFTFLIFVFAAFVLVNLIIGGAANMHPGTVGQLGESFKGFWGDISHGSIFGSYQNIIIGIGSCILAYSGIESVLQTASLVKSWKEIRRAYLFLAVTVGIVTPLIALFALSSNVDISKHETDLIPAFAASVNGEIFGIVVAVLASITLIMAVNTAMVASAELIEKVGERYNYQWLIQLNKKQSLYRIHIINGIFYTVILLITSGSQAMLAEMYAVGLVASFCINTGSLLIYRYSKGTKEITYHTSRLGTLLLFIILLSTFTYIIIHRPFGTLLWFIITVTFLIAGLKIAKFRAPEIPVRRATRTPMDLLFAILDVPEDDVHLYFRRPTESEKNKDGNSLYVSFYSPRKEAPHNLSPNHFWMSIQRKTNLFGMIIALLKTLDYELPPDKRLHIHFGWPLSSWLDRMSIGVMIYNIINLPRKFPKFNFVIEYSVREKIKEIV; via the coding sequence ATGACAACTGTTCTATACATTATTATAAATATTCTTCTCGTTGCGGGTTTTGTTAAGCTCATGACGAAGAAAGACTACCTTTCGTACCTGTTTAACGGCAGGTGGTTTCTGACGTGGATTGCAGTAGGTATAATCACTCTCATGGATGAGCTGACGTCAATCTACTATGCCCCTTTTGAGGCTTACAGGTTCATCGGGCTGAAGGCAATTGTTTATATTGCTCTTACTTCTATTCTCATAAGGTTTCTTTCAACCAGGATGGTTGAGATTGCGGAGATACTTGAAGTAAATAATATTAAGGGGGGCGGAGTTTATTCTTTTTCCTACCTCGTTCTGGGGCCAAGCTTTTCATTTATAGCAATCTCTTCGATCATAGTTGATTATGTCCTGACGGCAACAATCTCCACCGTAAGCGCCGTGGAAAACGGCACGTCTTTTCTTGCCATGGGGCCTGAGATAAGATTTATACTGAAGTTCGGCGTCATATGGGCCATAACAGGGCTTAACATTGTGGGAATAAAGGAGAATGCAAAGTTTACATTTCTGATATTTGTCTTTGCAGCATTCGTGCTGGTAAATCTCATTATCGGCGGGGCAGCTAATATGCACCCGGGTACCGTTGGACAACTTGGGGAGAGTTTTAAGGGCTTCTGGGGGGACATAAGCCACGGGTCCATATTTGGGTCTTATCAGAATATAATTATCGGCATCGGGAGCTGTATTCTGGCTTATTCAGGAATTGAGTCGGTTCTTCAGACGGCTTCTCTTGTAAAAAGCTGGAAAGAGATCAGACGAGCCTACCTTTTCCTGGCGGTAACAGTAGGTATAGTTACCCCTCTTATTGCTCTTTTTGCACTTTCATCAAATGTTGATATCAGTAAGCATGAAACTGACCTCATACCGGCCTTTGCCGCAAGCGTAAACGGAGAGATCTTTGGAATTGTTGTTGCCGTACTTGCGAGCATTACGCTTATCATGGCGGTCAATACGGCCATGGTTGCCTCGGCAGAGCTCATTGAAAAGGTTGGAGAGAGGTACAACTACCAGTGGCTCATACAGCTCAATAAAAAACAGTCACTCTACAGAATACATATTATTAATGGTATTTTCTATACCGTAATACTTTTAATTACCAGCGGCAGCCAGGCAATGCTGGCCGAGATGTATGCCGTAGGGCTTGTTGCCAGCTTCTGCATAAATACAGGTTCACTCCTCATATACAGGTATTCAAAAGGGACTAAAGAGATTACATACCACACTTCAAGGCTGGGGACGCTTCTTCTTTTTATCATCCTTTTGAGCACGTTTACCTACATTATTATCCACCGGCCCTTCGGCACACTGCTCTGGTTCATAATTACGGTTACATTCCTCATTGCAGGCCTTAAAATAGCCAAGTTCCGTGCACCTGAGATTCCTGTCAGGAGGGCTACAAGAACCCCTATGGATCTTCTTTTCGCCATACTTGACGTTCCGGAAGATGATGTCCACCTTTATTTCAGGCGTCCTACGGAGAGTGAAAAGAATAAAGATGGAAATTCACTTTATGTGAGTTTTTATTCCCCTAGAAAGGAGGCTCCTCACAATTTAAGCCCGAATCATTTCTGGATGTCAATTCAGAGAAAGACGAATCTTTTCGGAATGATCATTGCGCTTCTTAAGACTCTGGATTATGAGTTGCCGCCGGACAAGCGCCTGCACATTCATTTCGGCTGGCCGTTGTCGTCCTGGCTAGACAGGATGTCGATCGGTGTAATGATCTATAACATAATCAATCTGCCCAGGAAATTCCCGAAGTTTAACTTTGTGATTGAATACTCAGTCAGGGAAAAAATCAAGGAAATAGTTTAA
- a CDS encoding ester cyclase gives MKAGKVVEEFLTAIENNDFTKADNFLSKDFKVVGVGPDPLGSYEFLGLHRAFNKGMPDFRFNYRITEDKGDRVFVKVKLTGTHTNTLPSPIPGIKDIPATNKTVKMPEEPLEVTVKDNKITKLKLTHVEGGGLPGVLKQLGVEMPVAIPH, from the coding sequence ATGAAAGCAGGCAAAGTTGTAGAAGAATTTTTGACGGCAATTGAAAACAATGACTTTACGAAAGCTGATAATTTTCTCTCAAAAGATTTCAAGGTGGTTGGCGTCGGTCCCGATCCGCTGGGCAGCTACGAATTCCTTGGCTTACATCGTGCTTTTAATAAAGGAATGCCTGACTTCCGCTTTAATTACAGGATTACCGAGGACAAGGGTGACCGCGTGTTTGTGAAAGTAAAACTTACAGGTACGCATACAAACACCCTACCTTCGCCAATCCCGGGAATCAAGGACATTCCGGCAACAAATAAAACCGTGAAAATGCCCGAAGAGCCGCTTGAAGTTACGGTTAAAGACAATAAGATAACAAAGCTGAAACTTACCCATGTTGAAGGCGGCGGGCTTCCCGGAGTCTTAAAACAGCTGGGCGTTGAAATGCCGGTTGCAATACCTCATTAA
- the phoU gene encoding phosphate signaling complex protein PhoU, which yields MQENFVKETESLKENLIKMASLVDEQVGRAAKALETGDIELCKGMKARDNEVDAYDNLINTQCENILALFQPVASDLRFILSALMINNQLERCGDIAVNIAQRVKKTKGFHDLIIESKIVEMGAQARKMVQDAIDSFINRSTERARQVLDSDDVVDKLNKETFKFLVAKMQADPSLIEPASHLIVLSRHVERLADHATNIAEDLVFYVDAEFITHKKKLDKGGEPVE from the coding sequence ATGCAGGAAAACTTCGTAAAAGAAACAGAGAGCTTAAAAGAAAACCTCATTAAAATGGCATCGCTCGTCGATGAACAGGTAGGACGCGCAGCCAAGGCTCTTGAAACCGGAGACATTGAACTCTGCAAAGGCATGAAAGCCAGGGATAATGAAGTAGATGCCTACGACAACCTGATAAATACACAGTGCGAAAATATACTCGCCCTTTTCCAGCCCGTTGCAAGCGACCTGAGATTCATTCTCTCGGCACTTATGATCAATAACCAGCTGGAGCGCTGCGGCGACATTGCGGTTAATATTGCTCAGCGCGTAAAGAAGACCAAAGGCTTTCACGACCTCATTATTGAATCTAAAATTGTGGAAATGGGTGCCCAGGCCAGAAAAATGGTGCAGGATGCCATAGACTCATTTATTAACAGAAGCACTGAACGCGCCCGCCAGGTGCTGGATTCAGATGACGTTGTAGACAAGCTCAATAAAGAAACTTTTAAGTTCCTTGTAGCCAAAATGCAGGCGGACCCCTCGCTTATTGAACCTGCAAGCCACCTGATCGTCTTATCGCGGCATGTTGAACGCCTTGCCGACCACGCCACAAATATTGCCGAAGACCTGGTCTTCTACGTGGATGCAGAGTTTATTACACACAAAAAGAAACTTGATAAAGGCGGCGAGCCGGTAGAATAG
- the pstB gene encoding phosphate ABC transporter ATP-binding protein, whose product MENLITDIKNKMEVSNLDLFYTRFQALKSVSMPVERNKITALIGPSGCGKSTLLRCLNRMNDLIPGTKVTGSITLDDMDVYSQEMQVTDLRKRVGMVFQRPNPFPLSIYENVTYGLKVAGVRNRKILDEAAERSLKGAWMWDYVKDKLDHPALELPLDQQQRLCIARLLAVEPEVILMDEPCSALDPIATMKVEELMLDLVKNYTIVIVTHNMQQAARVSEYTGYMLLGKMIEFNNTKAIFTKPKDKLTEEYISGKYG is encoded by the coding sequence ATGGAAAACTTAATAACTGACATAAAAAATAAAATGGAGGTTTCAAATCTGGACCTGTTTTACACAAGGTTTCAGGCGCTGAAATCAGTTTCCATGCCGGTAGAAAGAAATAAAATTACGGCTTTAATCGGACCGTCGGGCTGCGGTAAGTCCACTCTCCTCAGGTGCCTTAACCGCATGAATGATTTAATACCGGGCACAAAAGTAACAGGCAGCATAACATTGGATGACATGGACGTTTACAGCCAGGAGATGCAAGTAACCGACTTAAGAAAACGCGTGGGGATGGTTTTTCAGAGGCCAAACCCTTTTCCTCTTTCAATCTATGAGAACGTTACCTACGGGCTTAAGGTGGCAGGTGTCAGGAACAGAAAGATTCTGGATGAAGCCGCCGAAAGAAGCCTTAAGGGCGCATGGATGTGGGATTATGTGAAGGATAAGCTTGACCATCCGGCGCTTGAACTCCCGCTGGACCAGCAGCAGAGGCTCTGCATAGCAAGGCTGCTTGCAGTGGAGCCTGAAGTGATTCTGATGGATGAGCCGTGCTCGGCTCTGGACCCGATTGCGACAATGAAGGTTGAAGAACTGATGCTTGATCTGGTGAAGAATTACACCATTGTAATTGTAACACACAACATGCAGCAGGCAGCCCGCGTTTCGGAATATACGGGTTATATGCTCCTGGGGAAAATGATAGAGTTTAACAATACGAAGGCAATATTTACAAAGCCCAAGGACAAACTGACGGAAGAATATATTTCAGGAAAGTATGGCTGA
- the pstB gene encoding phosphate ABC transporter ATP-binding protein: MSTKFQIKNFSFFNNSHPVLKSINMDITDREILGVIGPAGSGKTTFLRSLNRMNELETGSRTEGEILMDGQNIYNAEVDVVTLRKKVGMVFAMPVPLPMSIYENVVYGPRLSGISSKAQLDELVEKSLSAAFIWDEVKDRLKLSGLRLSGGQQQRLCLARVLAMKPEVILLDEPCSGLDPISTAKIEDALTVLKKEYTIILVTNNTKQAARVADKTAYFLMGEMIEMGLTRQIFTAPKKQETHDYITGRFG, translated from the coding sequence ATGAGTACAAAATTTCAGATAAAGAACTTCAGCTTTTTTAATAACAGTCACCCGGTCTTAAAGAGCATCAATATGGATATTACCGACCGGGAGATACTTGGCGTTATAGGGCCCGCGGGTTCCGGAAAAACCACATTCCTCCGGTCATTAAACAGGATGAATGAACTTGAAACGGGCAGCAGGACTGAAGGTGAAATCCTGATGGACGGGCAGAACATTTATAATGCTGAAGTTGACGTGGTTACGTTAAGAAAGAAAGTGGGGATGGTTTTTGCAATGCCCGTTCCTCTTCCCATGAGCATTTATGAAAACGTTGTCTACGGGCCGAGGCTCTCGGGCATAAGCAGCAAAGCACAGCTTGACGAACTGGTGGAAAAAAGCCTCAGTGCGGCTTTTATATGGGATGAGGTCAAGGACCGCCTGAAGCTCTCGGGTCTCAGGCTTTCCGGTGGCCAGCAGCAGAGACTCTGCCTGGCGCGCGTGCTTGCAATGAAGCCCGAGGTTATTCTTTTAGATGAGCCGTGCTCGGGGCTGGACCCAATTTCAACGGCAAAGATAGAAGACGCTCTTACGGTGCTTAAAAAAGAATACACAATTATACTAGTGACAAATAATACAAAACAGGCTGCCCGCGTGGCAGACAAGACGGCATATTTCCTTATGGGGGAAATGATAGAAATGGGGCTTACAAGGCAGATATTTACTGCCCCTAAAAAACAGGAAACTCATGATTATATTACAGGAAGATTCGGCTGA
- the pstA gene encoding phosphate ABC transporter permease PstA: protein MRINPRHTQKAAVVILGGATALVLLILVFIIFFILEKGLPVINLQFLTSNPQEMGRSGGIFPTIIGTVVLTFVALLIATPLGVFTSVYLSEYTKETLLTKIIRFGTDCLAGIPSIIFGLFGYIFFVITLQMGWSILAGSLTLAVMVLPTIIRTSEEAIRAVPKVYREVSFSLGASGWQTVRKVILPNALPGIVTGVMLSIGRSIGETAAVIFTAGSSLRIPTTAFDSVRTMAVHFYLLAREGISQENAYGTAATLIIAVLIVNLTAYWVMNRFIARRG, encoded by the coding sequence ATGAGAATAAATCCGCGTCATACACAGAAAGCAGCCGTTGTCATACTGGGCGGGGCAACAGCCCTGGTACTGTTGATACTGGTTTTTATAATATTTTTCATACTTGAAAAAGGCCTCCCAGTAATCAATCTTCAGTTTCTTACAAGTAACCCGCAGGAAATGGGGCGCTCGGGAGGGATTTTCCCGACTATCATAGGGACAGTAGTTCTAACTTTTGTTGCACTGCTTATTGCAACCCCTCTTGGGGTGTTTACATCTGTATATTTAAGTGAGTACACAAAAGAGACGCTTCTTACAAAAATCATCAGGTTTGGAACGGACTGCCTGGCCGGGATTCCTTCAATCATATTCGGGCTGTTCGGCTACATATTTTTTGTTATAACGCTTCAGATGGGGTGGTCCATCTTAGCCGGTAGCCTGACGCTTGCCGTAATGGTGCTTCCTACGATTATACGTACTTCAGAAGAAGCCATTCGTGCGGTGCCCAAGGTCTACCGTGAGGTCAGCTTTTCGCTCGGGGCCTCGGGCTGGCAGACTGTAAGGAAAGTAATTCTTCCGAACGCCTTACCTGGAATTGTAACAGGCGTTATGCTTTCAATAGGGCGTTCAATTGGGGAGACTGCAGCCGTAATTTTTACGGCGGGATCGTCCTTAAGGATCCCGACGACGGCATTTGATTCAGTAAGAACAATGGCGGTTCATTTCTATCTCCTTGCACGTGAGGGCATATCGCAGGAGAACGCCTACGGGACTGCCGCTACACTGATCATTGCGGTTCTGATTGTTAACCTTACAGCATACTGGGTAATGAACCGTTTTATCGCAAGGAGAGGATAA
- the pstC gene encoding phosphate ABC transporter permease subunit PstC encodes MKLVGEKGVKRILMAVAFSAISALLLITLFIINEGLPFIFKYGAGNFLLSSEWDPQAGKFGIFPMIAASLWVTFGAMIIGAPLGVAVALFLAEYAPRPLMKAVKPTIELLAAIPSVVYGFIGVVVLAPFIRSYFGGPGLSLLAGSIILGIMILPTVISISIDSIMAVPRSYREGSLALGATTWQTINMVTIKASKSGIIASIILGLGRAVGETMAVIMVAGNSVNIPHSATDSVRTLTANIALEMSYATGMHRQALFATGVVLFTGIIILNSIASVALRKRNGKR; translated from the coding sequence ATGAAACTTGTTGGTGAAAAGGGTGTAAAGCGGATTTTAATGGCGGTAGCATTCTCTGCTATCTCGGCACTGCTTCTGATAACACTCTTTATTATAAATGAAGGGCTCCCGTTTATTTTCAAGTACGGGGCAGGTAACTTTCTTTTGTCTTCTGAGTGGGACCCCCAGGCAGGGAAGTTCGGCATATTTCCAATGATAGCCGCCTCGCTCTGGGTAACATTTGGTGCAATGATCATAGGGGCCCCTCTGGGCGTTGCAGTGGCGCTCTTTTTAGCAGAGTATGCTCCAAGGCCATTGATGAAGGCGGTAAAGCCCACAATTGAGCTACTGGCTGCAATCCCGTCCGTTGTTTACGGCTTTATTGGAGTAGTGGTGCTGGCACCCTTTATAAGGAGCTACTTCGGGGGGCCGGGGCTCTCACTTCTGGCGGGATCAATTATACTTGGCATTATGATACTGCCGACAGTAATAAGCATAAGCATCGATTCAATAATGGCTGTTCCAAGGAGCTACCGTGAGGGCTCGCTTGCGCTTGGGGCCACAACGTGGCAGACAATTAACATGGTTACAATTAAAGCCTCAAAGTCGGGAATAATAGCAAGCATTATTCTTGGCCTTGGCCGTGCTGTCGGGGAAACAATGGCTGTCATTATGGTTGCCGGAAACTCGGTTAATATACCTCACTCGGCAACAGACTCGGTAAGGACACTTACGGCAAACATCGCCCTCGAGATGAGTTATGCCACAGGGATGCACCGCCAGGCGCTTTTTGCAACGGGTGTAGTGCTCTTTACAGGCATAATCATTCTTAACTCAATTGCCAGCGTTGCACTCAGAAAAAGGAATGGGAAAAGATGA
- a CDS encoding phosphate ABC transporter substrate-binding protein: MSKKSVLASIAVLAALMVFGCGRSKTSVTLAGSTAFQPFAEKLAEQYMQSHNNVNITVQGGGSAVGIQSANSGAAQVGMADLVQLPDEAKGLTSVIVARDGVAIVVNPKNPITNLTTDQVRDIFNGKITNWKEVGGQDAPITVVSREAGSGTRSSFEKIIGNIQLKKDALIQDSNGTIRETVSNDPNSISYLSHGLVNEKVKPLTLDGIQPTVDNIVGGSYKLSRPIFLLVKGEPKGEIKNFIDYILSPEGQKTIKDNGLLPAKS; encoded by the coding sequence ATGTCAAAAAAATCAGTTTTAGCCTCAATAGCCGTTCTGGCAGCTCTTATGGTCTTCGGATGCGGAAGATCCAAAACTTCCGTTACACTGGCAGGGTCTACAGCCTTCCAGCCATTTGCCGAGAAACTGGCAGAACAGTACATGCAGTCGCATAATAACGTAAACATAACTGTCCAGGGTGGCGGCTCAGCCGTTGGTATCCAGTCCGCAAACTCCGGTGCCGCACAGGTGGGAATGGCTGACCTGGTTCAGCTGCCGGATGAGGCCAAAGGGCTGACCTCGGTTATAGTTGCAAGGGACGGGGTTGCAATTGTTGTAAATCCAAAGAACCCCATTACAAATCTTACAACAGACCAGGTGCGCGACATATTTAACGGCAAGATCACTAACTGGAAGGAAGTCGGCGGCCAGGACGCTCCGATTACCGTGGTCTCAAGAGAAGCCGGTTCAGGCACGAGATCATCTTTTGAAAAGATCATCGGAAACATTCAGCTTAAAAAAGACGCCCTCATACAGGACTCAAACGGCACAATACGCGAGACCGTATCAAATGATCCGAATTCCATCAGCTATCTTTCACACGGACTTGTAAACGAGAAGGTTAAGCCACTTACATTAGACGGCATACAGCCCACGGTTGATAACATTGTTGGCGGAAGCTATAAACTCTCAAGGCCGATATTCCTTCTTGTAAAGGGAGAGCCGAAGGGAGAAATAAAGAATTTCATAGACTATATACTTTCTCCGGAAGGGCAGAAGACAATAAAAGATAACGGGCTTTTACCTGCAAAGTCTTAA
- a CDS encoding response regulator transcription factor, with protein sequence MKGKILIVDDEKDIVELLKYNIEREGFQVICANNGREALERLTEKPDMIIMDVMMPEMDGYEACRRIREDKNTCRIPLIFLTAKSAESDEVMGLEMGADDFVAKPISPKKLIARIRANLRWIEKLSRGENGTTSVLILGPLEIDREKFEVRVDGVNAHFLKKEFEILSCIAMKPGRVMTRETILNEIWGEDSYITERTIDVHIRKIREKLGPHAEMIETVKGVGYRIRSHEKAA encoded by the coding sequence ATGAAAGGTAAAATCTTGATCGTTGATGATGAAAAGGATATTGTAGAATTATTAAAGTACAATATTGAGCGCGAGGGTTTTCAGGTGATCTGTGCCAATAACGGCCGCGAGGCACTTGAAAGATTGACGGAAAAGCCCGACATGATAATAATGGACGTAATGATGCCGGAGATGGACGGCTATGAGGCCTGCAGGAGAATTCGTGAAGATAAAAACACCTGCCGCATCCCACTGATATTTCTTACTGCGAAGTCCGCCGAGTCTGACGAGGTTATGGGACTTGAAATGGGAGCCGATGATTTTGTGGCTAAACCGATTTCCCCGAAAAAACTTATTGCCCGTATCAGGGCAAACCTCAGATGGATAGAAAAACTTTCCCGCGGGGAAAACGGGACGACATCCGTTTTAATACTGGGCCCGCTGGAAATAGACAGGGAGAAGTTTGAAGTCCGTGTTGACGGCGTAAATGCCCATTTCCTTAAAAAAGAGTTTGAAATCCTTTCCTGCATAGCAATGAAGCCCGGCAGGGTTATGACACGTGAAACAATATTAAATGAGATATGGGGAGAGGACTCCTATATAACGGAAAGGACAATAGACGTGCATATAAGGAAAATACGCGAGAAACTTGGTCCTCATGCAGAAATGATAGAAACAGTTAAGGGTGTGGGCTACCGCATTAGAAGCCATGAAAAGGCTGCTTGA
- a CDS encoding metallophosphoesterase, with the protein MKIAHISDLHVCTRRNFSNIKNARRLLEHIINNNYDHVVITGDITENGNEKEFRLIRKLLEEFNLLDTNKLSVVIGNHDIYGGIQFAEDIIGFPEKCSRTNYKMKLREFEVYFREAFERIYAPGDDFFPYAKDLGEVVLLGINSISEYSKMKNLFASKGKISESQYDGLREIFSSGKYMDKTAVALVHHHFYKVPFFSFSNESSIWARIENEAMKLRGRKKFLKFLQSGNVKLALHGHVHESVEYSKKGIRCLNAGETFRPGFPERISYNSITVDGASIMTENVVLPDKKELKLRESYPQMQVVCF; encoded by the coding sequence ATGAAAATAGCTCATATCTCAGACTTACATGTCTGCACCAGGCGGAACTTCAGTAATATAAAAAATGCACGCAGACTTTTGGAACACATAATAAACAATAATTATGATCACGTAGTAATTACCGGGGACATTACCGAGAACGGTAATGAAAAAGAATTCAGGCTGATAAGGAAGCTTTTGGAAGAGTTCAATCTTCTGGATACAAATAAGCTTTCCGTTGTAATTGGAAATCACGACATATACGGCGGGATACAGTTTGCCGAGGACATAATCGGATTTCCGGAAAAGTGCAGCAGGACCAACTATAAAATGAAATTGAGGGAATTTGAAGTATACTTCCGCGAGGCGTTTGAGAGGATATATGCACCGGGAGATGATTTCTTCCCATATGCCAAGGACCTGGGTGAAGTTGTCCTGCTGGGAATCAACTCGATCAGCGAATACTCGAAGATGAAAAATCTTTTTGCCTCAAAAGGGAAAATATCCGAAAGCCAGTACGATGGCCTCAGGGAAATATTCAGTTCCGGAAAATATATGGATAAAACGGCAGTAGCACTGGTACATCATCATTTTTACAAAGTGCCGTTTTTTTCTTTCAGCAACGAAAGCAGTATCTGGGCACGGATTGAAAATGAGGCGATGAAGCTGAGGGGAAGGAAAAAGTTTTTGAAGTTCCTGCAAAGCGGCAATGTAAAACTTGCCCTTCACGGGCATGTGCATGAATCTGTTGAATACTCAAAGAAGGGAATAAGATGCCTGAATGCGGGTGAGACTTTCCGTCCCGGGTTTCCTGAGAGGATCAGTTATAATTCAATAACCGTAGATGGCGCTTCCATTATGACAGAAAACGTAGTACTGCCGGATAAAAAAGAGTTAAAGCTTCGTGAGAGCTATCCCCAAATGCAGGTGGTTTGTTTTTAG
- a CDS encoding phosphate ABC transporter ATP-binding protein: MKEEKVQVKTRSLNLFYGQKQALKDISLDIFTNQITAFIGPSGCGKSTFLRTLNRMNDLIGGVRIKGEVVIDGVNIYEGNIDIVELRKKVGMVFQKPNLFPRSVYDNLVFGPKLNGIKDKKTLNEIVERTLRQAAIWDEVKDRLNENALRLSGGQQQRLCIARALAVDPEIILLDEPASALDPISTAKIEELLVELKHKYTIVIVTHNMQQASRVSDYTAFFYMGELIEYGKTRTMFTKPSLRKTEEYITGRFG, translated from the coding sequence TCTTTTTTACGGGCAGAAGCAGGCGTTAAAAGATATTTCGCTTGATATTTTTACCAACCAAATTACGGCATTTATAGGCCCTTCCGGATGCGGAAAGTCGACATTCCTAAGAACTCTAAACAGGATGAACGACCTGATTGGAGGGGTGAGAATAAAAGGGGAAGTGGTTATTGACGGCGTAAACATCTATGAGGGTAATATAGATATAGTTGAACTGAGAAAGAAGGTGGGGATGGTTTTTCAGAAGCCTAATCTTTTCCCGAGATCGGTTTATGACAACCTGGTCTTCGGACCGAAATTAAACGGGATAAAGGATAAGAAAACATTAAATGAAATTGTAGAAAGGACATTAAGGCAGGCTGCCATTTGGGACGAGGTTAAAGACAGGCTTAATGAAAATGCCCTTCGGCTTTCCGGCGGGCAGCAGCAGAGGCTCTGCATTGCAAGGGCCCTGGCCGTTGATCCGGAGATAATTCTTTTAGATGAGCCCGCAAGCGCGCTCGACCCCATATCAACGGCAAAGATTGAAGAGCTGCTGGTTGAACTGAAACATAAGTACACTATTGTCATAGTTACACACAATATGCAGCAGGCTTCAAGAGTAAGCGATTATACGGCGTTTTTCTACATGGGCGAGCTTATTGAATACGGCAAGACCAGAACAATGTTTACCAAGCCTTCACTGAGGAAAACGGAGGAGTATATTACAGGAAGATTTGGCTGA